One window of the Candidatus Zixiibacteriota bacterium genome contains the following:
- the ftsH gene encoding protease, ATP-dependent zinc-metallo (Evidence 2a : Function from experimental evidences in other organisms; PubMedId : 12037319, 1925026, 6389496, 7781608, 8106505, 8248182, 8444796, 8444797, 9573051, 9636708, 9643547, 9712851; Product type e : enzyme), translating to MNLHKDDDKFAGPPPRRPNRPGKDDENRESFSWKGPAKSLVFWLVIILAFIFAYSLYTSSSKDYADITYSEFLNQLDKGNIASVVFIDRKIEGKFKAETVLPSGNTTGKFIRFNARIPFDDNSFSLVNRLEKAGVNINAKTEGPNYFSILISIAPWFLLIFIWLFFLRQMQGASGPRGLFSFGKSRAKLLTDERPKVTFNDVAGVDEAKVELHEIIEFLKDPGKFQKLGGKIPKGALLLGPPGSGKTLLARAVAGEAGVPFFSMSGSDFVEMFVGVGASRVRDLFEQGKKNAPCIIFIDEIDAVGRHRGAGLGGGHDEREQTLNQLLVEMDGFDSNEGVILIAATNRPDILDPALTRPGRFDRQIVVDSPDVRGREGILKVHSKKIKVSDGVSMEILARGTPGLSGADLANLVNEAALLAARKNRDAVTMQDFEEAKDKVMMGTERRSLVIPEEEKKMVAYHEAGHALVSKFLPDADPVHKVTIIPRGMALGVTHYLPMDERHTHSKERLETRLVYAMGGRVAEKVVFGQLSTGASDDLRRITEIAQNMVCKWGMSDRLGPVTFGRREEQIFLGREIAQHRDYSEETARLIDEEVRAIILKAEQTAMDILTGHRLELDKLAHALLEKEVLDGHEIDVIIGRSAPDEVSEPEPVPKVDG from the coding sequence ATGAACTTGCATAAGGATGACGATAAATTCGCCGGGCCGCCGCCTCGTCGGCCCAATCGTCCGGGAAAAGATGATGAAAATCGTGAATCATTCTCGTGGAAGGGCCCGGCCAAATCGCTGGTGTTCTGGCTGGTCATTATACTGGCTTTCATTTTCGCCTACAGCCTGTACACCTCTTCCAGCAAAGACTACGCCGATATTACCTACAGCGAATTCCTGAATCAACTGGATAAGGGGAACATTGCCTCGGTGGTCTTTATCGATCGGAAGATCGAAGGAAAATTCAAGGCCGAAACCGTCCTGCCATCCGGCAACACCACCGGCAAATTCATCCGTTTCAACGCCCGCATTCCTTTCGATGATAATAGTTTCAGTCTGGTAAACCGTCTGGAGAAGGCCGGTGTCAATATTAATGCCAAGACCGAGGGCCCCAATTACTTTTCAATTCTAATTTCCATCGCTCCCTGGTTTCTCTTAATCTTTATCTGGCTCTTCTTCCTCCGCCAGATGCAGGGGGCATCCGGACCCCGGGGCCTCTTTTCATTCGGCAAGAGCCGCGCTAAACTTCTGACCGACGAACGCCCCAAAGTGACATTTAATGATGTCGCCGGGGTCGATGAAGCCAAGGTGGAACTGCACGAAATAATCGAATTTCTTAAGGACCCGGGCAAATTCCAGAAACTGGGCGGAAAAATTCCCAAAGGCGCCCTGCTTCTGGGGCCCCCCGGTTCGGGAAAGACTCTTCTGGCGCGGGCCGTGGCCGGCGAAGCCGGCGTGCCTTTCTTCTCGATGTCCGGATCCGATTTCGTAGAGATGTTCGTCGGGGTCGGAGCCAGTCGGGTTCGCGACCTTTTCGAGCAGGGCAAGAAGAATGCGCCATGCATAATATTTATTGATGAAATCGATGCCGTTGGCCGTCACCGCGGCGCCGGTCTCGGCGGCGGGCACGACGAACGGGAACAGACTTTAAACCAGTTGCTGGTGGAAATGGACGGCTTCGATTCCAACGAAGGCGTCATCCTTATCGCCGCCACCAACCGTCCCGATATTCTGGATCCCGCCCTGACCCGTCCGGGACGTTTCGATCGTCAGATCGTAGTCGATTCCCCCGATGTTCGGGGACGGGAAGGAATCCTGAAGGTTCATTCCAAGAAAATAAAAGTCTCTGACGGGGTCAGTATGGAAATATTGGCCCGCGGCACACCGGGGCTTTCGGGAGCCGATCTGGCCAATCTGGTCAATGAGGCGGCGCTTCTGGCGGCCCGCAAGAATCGCGATGCCGTAACAATGCAGGATTTCGAAGAAGCCAAGGATAAGGTGATGATGGGAACGGAAAGGCGTTCCCTGGTCATACCGGAAGAAGAAAAGAAAATGGTCGCCTATCATGAGGCGGGGCATGCTCTGGTTTCGAAATTCCTGCCGGATGCCGATCCGGTCCATAAAGTTACTATCATTCCCCGCGGTATGGCCCTCGGCGTAACCCATTATTTGCCGATGGATGAACGTCACACCCACTCCAAGGAGCGCCTGGAAACCAGACTGGTCTATGCCATGGGCGGACGGGTGGCCGAGAAAGTAGTTTTCGGCCAACTTTCCACCGGCGCTTCCGACGATCTACGCCGCATTACCGAAATCGCGCAGAATATGGTCTGCAAATGGGGAATGTCGGATCGGCTTGGCCCGGTCACATTCGGCCGGCGCGAGGAGCAGATATTTCTCGGCCGGGAAATCGCCCAGCATCGTGACTATTCCGAGGAAACGGCCCGGCTCATCGATGAAGAAGTCCGTGCCATTATTTTGAAAGCGGAACAGACCGCAATGGACATATTGACCGGTCATCGGCTGGAACTCGACAAACTAGCCCACGCTCTTCTGGAAAAAGAAGTTCTTGATGGCCATGAAATCGATGTTATTATAGGACGCTCCGCGCCCGATGAGGTCAGCGAACCGGAACCGGTACCCAAAGTCGATGGATAA
- the crh gene encoding HPr-like protein Crh, translated as MVLKTVKVVNRLGMHARPSAMFVSHASRFKADIFLEKDGLKVNGKSIMGVMMLAAEMGSELIIYADGDDEKEAAESLAELIGTGFGDLKNL; from the coding sequence ATGGTATTAAAAACGGTAAAAGTAGTCAATCGCCTCGGGATGCATGCGCGTCCGTCGGCCATGTTCGTCAGTCATGCCTCCCGTTTCAAGGCGGATATTTTTCTGGAAAAGGACGGACTCAAAGTCAACGGCAAATCGATCATGGGGGTGATGATGCTGGCCGCCGAGATGGGTTCGGAACTTATCATATACGCCGACGGCGATGATGAAAAAGAGGCGGCCGAATCGCTGGCGGAACTGATCGGAACCGGTTTCGGAGACTTGAAAAACCTTTAA
- the folE gene encoding GTP cyclohydrolase 1, with protein MRSANRNRYPKSMDKEKIIKGVRLILEGVGEDPDREGLKRTPERIYEFYQQVLDGIKSRPEKTLKLYTSDNKDELIIVRDISFYSLCEHHLLPFFGKVHIAYIPQTNKITGFSNIVNIVEVLSHRPTVQENLTSAIADTINEVLTPKGLLVIIEAEHLCMTMIGVKKSGSKTVTSAIRGVLRKDATRAEAMALIKQ; from the coding sequence ATGAGGTCAGCGAACCGGAACCGGTACCCAAAGTCGATGGATAAAGAGAAAATTATCAAGGGGGTCCGCCTGATTCTGGAAGGGGTCGGCGAGGACCCGGATCGGGAGGGCTTGAAAAGAACCCCCGAGCGGATTTACGAATTTTATCAGCAGGTTCTCGACGGCATCAAATCCCGGCCGGAAAAGACACTCAAACTCTATACCAGCGACAACAAGGATGAATTGATCATTGTCCGGGATATTTCCTTCTATTCCCTCTGCGAACATCATCTTCTCCCCTTCTTCGGAAAAGTGCACATCGCTTATATCCCCCAGACCAACAAAATTACCGGCTTTTCCAATATCGTTAATATTGTCGAAGTCTTATCGCATCGCCCGACTGTGCAGGAAAACCTGACTTCGGCCATCGCCGATACGATTAACGAAGTTCTGACGCCGAAAGGACTGCTGGTTATTATCGAAGCCGAGCATCTCTGCATGACCATGATCGGAGTCAAAAAATCGGGCTCGAAAACGGTCACCTCGGCCATTCGCGGGGTATTGCGCAAAGACGCCACCCGCGCCGAAGCGATGGCCCTGATAAAGCAGTAA
- a CDS encoding putative Phosphoenolpyruvate-protein phosphotransferase (Evidence 3 : Putative function from multiple computational evidences): MPMRKAGTVIKGIPASPGFSFGEARVIFKWEHPVQERVISEIDIPDEIARLDNAVEATLVELEQWRKSAGLKIGGPVAKIFDTQMMIASDREFLRKVKDEVKKSRRNVEYIYSLEVENTITPLRLSSDPYMQQMVFDIEAVSHRIISHLGGGQDHQDAQFPPNSIIVAPELSPGEVLSLYEHHASAIVTSGGNAISHMALIARSLLLPAVVGVPRAHIRIKSGDRLVIDGEKGTIIINPPEEEWEALHRNKVKLTTQHISRLQKLPVFPPRTSDGTAVDVAANIDLPGPVDDILSKHKVSVGLYRTEFLYLQSGHFPDEDKQFEVYDAVAARYFPQSVVIRTFDLGSDKYIADQQLHESNPALGWRGIRAALDMPKIFKDQLRAILRASTHKNVKILLPMVADISELRKASSLIKRAMVELRQRKIEFDRDIEIGVMIEVPSAAVAADLLAEKVSFFSIGSNDLTQYTLAADRDNERLARIFSPLHPAVLRLIKITLEAARKRNIPVTVCGEMSGDELAIPLLIGMGISQLSMNPSKLANACNVISKVKYGDAVALADEIMRMTTLKDIESRLFEYNISL, translated from the coding sequence ATGCCCATGCGTAAAGCAGGAACTGTCATAAAAGGGATACCGGCATCGCCCGGATTCTCATTCGGCGAGGCCCGGGTCATATTCAAATGGGAACATCCCGTTCAGGAACGGGTCATTTCCGAAATCGACATTCCCGATGAAATTGCCCGTCTGGATAATGCCGTCGAGGCCACCCTGGTCGAACTGGAGCAATGGCGCAAATCGGCCGGTCTCAAAATCGGCGGCCCGGTGGCCAAAATTTTCGATACTCAGATGATGATCGCCTCCGACCGGGAATTCTTGAGGAAGGTCAAGGACGAGGTCAAAAAGAGCCGCCGCAACGTGGAATATATTTACAGCCTGGAGGTGGAGAATACCATTACCCCGCTCCGCCTGTCGAGCGACCCCTATATGCAACAGATGGTGTTCGATATCGAGGCGGTCTCGCATCGTATTATCAGTCACCTTGGCGGCGGTCAGGACCATCAGGACGCTCAGTTTCCCCCCAACAGTATTATTGTCGCCCCGGAATTGAGCCCCGGCGAGGTTTTAAGTTTATATGAGCATCATGCCAGCGCTATCGTGACTTCGGGCGGCAATGCCATATCTCACATGGCCCTGATAGCTCGTTCTCTGCTCCTCCCGGCCGTGGTCGGCGTCCCCCGCGCCCATATCAGGATTAAATCGGGGGATCGGTTGGTTATCGATGGTGAAAAAGGCACCATTATCATAAATCCGCCGGAAGAGGAATGGGAGGCCCTGCATCGCAATAAAGTTAAATTGACCACCCAGCACATCTCCCGTCTGCAGAAACTCCCCGTCTTTCCTCCGCGGACCAGCGATGGAACAGCCGTCGATGTTGCCGCCAATATCGATCTGCCGGGTCCGGTCGATGACATATTGTCGAAACACAAGGTATCGGTCGGGTTGTACCGCACCGAATTTCTATATCTCCAGAGCGGCCATTTCCCAGATGAGGATAAACAATTCGAGGTATACGATGCTGTCGCCGCCCGCTATTTTCCGCAATCGGTCGTCATACGGACTTTCGACCTCGGTTCCGACAAGTACATCGCCGATCAGCAACTGCATGAAAGCAATCCCGCCCTGGGGTGGCGCGGTATCCGGGCGGCCCTCGATATGCCGAAAATATTCAAGGATCAGTTGCGGGCAATCTTGAGGGCCTCGACCCACAAGAATGTCAAAATTTTATTGCCGATGGTGGCCGACATTTCGGAACTGCGCAAGGCCTCGTCTCTTATCAAGCGCGCCATGGTCGAATTACGGCAGAGAAAAATAGAGTTCGACCGCGACATCGAAATCGGCGTCATGATTGAGGTTCCCTCGGCGGCGGTGGCGGCGGACCTTCTGGCCGAAAAGGTTTCCTTTTTCTCCATCGGCTCCAACGACCTGACCCAGTACACCCTGGCCGCCGATCGCGATAACGAGCGGCTGGCGCGCATTTTCTCGCCCCTGCATCCCGCGGTTCTGCGCCTGATAAAAATTACTCTCGAGGCCGCTCGAAAGCGCAATATCCCGGTGACGGTTTGCGGAGAGATGTCCGGCGATGAACTGGCCATTCCCCTTCTGATCGGCATGGGCATCAGCCAACTTTCCATGAATCCGTCCAAACTCGCCAACGCCTGCAACGTAATATCCAAGGTGAAGTACGGCGATGCGGTGGCGCTGGCCGATGAAATCATGCGGATGACAACCCTGAAAGATATCGAAAGCCGCCTGTTCGAATATAATATTTCGCTTTGA
- the hpt gene encoding Hypoxanthine phosphoribosyltransferase, protein MKSVERNMQERTKFDLLYPQDKIAARIKELGARISADYADRDPILVGVLKGCVIFLADLVRQITIPIELEFISASSYGSGPKPDDIVTMSGGPNVSITGRHILLVEGVVDTGNTVKAIMDNMKLQEPASVEVVTLLDKPTCRKVEIKIKYVGFDAGENFVIGFGLDAAQKYRNLPFIGKVAGK, encoded by the coding sequence TTGAAATCCGTAGAACGAAACATGCAGGAAAGAACCAAGTTTGATCTTCTTTATCCTCAAGACAAAATTGCGGCCCGCATAAAAGAATTGGGAGCCCGCATTTCGGCCGATTACGCCGATCGCGATCCGATTCTGGTCGGCGTTTTAAAAGGATGCGTCATCTTTCTGGCCGACCTGGTTCGCCAGATCACCATTCCGATTGAACTTGAATTTATTTCCGCGTCAAGTTACGGCAGCGGGCCGAAACCGGATGATATTGTCACCATGAGCGGAGGACCGAATGTATCGATAACCGGGAGGCACATTCTTCTGGTCGAAGGGGTCGTCGATACCGGCAATACGGTCAAGGCCATTATGGATAATATGAAACTTCAGGAACCGGCCTCGGTCGAAGTTGTTACACTCTTGGATAAACCGACTTGCCGCAAAGTGGAGATAAAAATTAAGTATGTCGGATTCGATGCCGGGGAAAATTTCGTAATCGGCTTCGGGCTTGATGCGGCGCAGAAATATCGCAATCTCCCCTTTATCGGCAAAGTGGCCGGCAAATAA
- the dacA gene encoding Diadenylate cyclase has translation MELFHIGFISFRLVDLIDVLAVSFIIYQLLTLMKGTRAAQMVTGLFLIFVVAFIAFWFQLEGLSWLFSNLATVGFIVLVIVFQPELRSALARMGHSSIFQYLVRAEEQKSVEEISRAAVRLSELRYGGLIVIEKREGLRNFIESGKILNAQISWEVIINIFTPYTPLHDGAVIVNGDTIAAAACTLPLTQAQQYRKLYGMRHKAAIGITEVSDAVAVVVSEETGEISITSNGLLDNDIDRAELKQKLAEYLKK, from the coding sequence ATGGAACTGTTTCATATCGGTTTTATCTCTTTCCGGCTGGTCGATTTGATCGATGTCCTGGCGGTATCGTTCATCATTTATCAATTATTGACCCTGATGAAAGGAACCCGTGCCGCCCAGATGGTCACCGGTCTCTTTCTGATTTTTGTCGTCGCCTTTATCGCATTCTGGTTCCAACTGGAAGGTTTATCATGGCTCTTTTCCAACCTGGCCACAGTCGGGTTTATCGTTCTGGTAATAGTGTTCCAGCCGGAACTCCGTTCCGCCCTGGCCCGGATGGGCCACTCCAGCATTTTCCAATATCTGGTGCGGGCGGAAGAACAGAAATCGGTCGAGGAAATTTCCCGCGCCGCGGTTCGTCTCTCGGAACTCCGCTACGGCGGCTTGATTGTTATTGAAAAAAGGGAGGGCCTGAGGAATTTTATCGAATCGGGCAAAATTCTCAACGCCCAGATATCCTGGGAAGTTATAATCAATATATTCACGCCATATACGCCTCTTCACGATGGCGCGGTCATAGTCAACGGTGATACCATTGCGGCCGCGGCTTGCACTCTCCCCCTGACCCAGGCCCAGCAATATAGAAAATTGTACGGCATGCGTCACAAAGCGGCTATCGGCATTACCGAGGTCTCAGATGCCGTCGCGGTGGTGGTTTCCGAAGAGACCGGCGAAATTTCAATCACCAGCAACGGGCTATTGGACAATGATATTGATCGCGCTGAACTGAAACAGAAACTCGCTGAATATCTGAAAAAATAG
- the obgE gene encoding GTPase involved in cell partioning and DNA repair (Evidence 2a : Function from experimental evidences in other organisms; PubMedId : 12402086, 12826057, 15737924; Product type cp : cell process), with the protein MFVDYAEIEVRAGKGGPGCISFRHEKYVPKGGPDGGDGGRGGNIVFIADSNLATLLDFRYKKNYRAENGHPGEGGLKSGRSGADTVIKIPVGTIIMNLENNQLLADLSEDKKEYIAAQGGRGGRGNNHFKSPTNQTPRRADEGQPGEALRLSLELKLLADVGLVGLPNAGKSTLLSRLSAARPKIADYPFTTLTPNLGIVRLREMKSFVMADIPGIIEGASEGKGLGIQFLKHIQRTRIIVYLIDLYTDNDIDKTLSTLKKELTKFDPRLAQRPSLVVLNKIDLFDAKKLKEMSVRVDSDYILCSAQSGRGIKKLLERIEQELDRQR; encoded by the coding sequence ATGTTTGTCGATTATGCGGAAATTGAGGTAAGGGCCGGAAAAGGCGGCCCGGGGTGCATCTCCTTTCGGCATGAGAAGTATGTCCCTAAAGGGGGCCCGGATGGCGGCGACGGCGGCCGGGGGGGGAATATTGTATTTATCGCTGACAGCAACCTCGCGACTTTGCTCGATTTCCGATATAAAAAGAACTATCGGGCCGAAAATGGCCATCCCGGCGAAGGCGGTCTCAAATCGGGACGCTCCGGCGCTGATACGGTTATCAAAATCCCGGTCGGCACCATCATAATGAATCTGGAAAACAACCAACTGCTGGCCGATCTGAGCGAAGACAAAAAGGAATATATCGCGGCGCAGGGCGGGCGCGGCGGACGCGGCAACAATCATTTTAAATCGCCGACCAATCAGACTCCGCGACGGGCCGATGAAGGGCAACCGGGCGAGGCCCTGCGACTCTCACTGGAATTGAAACTGCTGGCCGATGTCGGCCTGGTCGGTCTTCCCAATGCGGGCAAATCGACCCTCTTATCCCGCCTTTCGGCGGCCCGTCCCAAGATTGCCGATTATCCTTTCACGACTCTGACGCCCAATTTGGGGATTGTCAGGTTGCGCGAAATGAAATCGTTTGTGATGGCCGACATCCCGGGTATTATCGAAGGCGCCTCAGAGGGCAAAGGGCTGGGGATACAATTTCTGAAACATATTCAGCGGACCCGGATAATAGTTTACCTGATTGATCTTTACACGGATAATGATATCGATAAGACGTTGAGCACGCTCAAGAAAGAATTGACTAAATTCGATCCGCGGCTGGCCCAAAGGCCGTCGCTGGTCGTTCTCAATAAAATCGACCTTTTCGATGCGAAAAAATTAAAAGAGATGTCGGTCCGGGTCGATTCCGATTATATTCTCTGCTCGGCCCAATCCGGCCGCGGCATAAAGAAACTTCTTGAAAGGATCGAGCAGGAACTTGACCGGCAAAGATAG
- a CDS encoding DNA processing protein, with translation MTGKDRKERLADLITLTEIDGVGPARLFQLIGLFGSAEKVLGASVAELTDLPGIGRSIASNIKETQERQRAGTVVADIEKKGWKFFLFDEPDYPEPLQNVSDRPPYLFYFGEYCDGDANGIAIVGSRTASEEGRLFGESLASSLAENNVSVISGMARGIDTSAHRGALDSGGRTIAVLGSSLDFIYPPEGRELARKIVGAGAIMSEFLPGTIPFGPNFPKRNRIISGLSQGVVVIEAAERSGALSTAGHALAQNREVFAVPGSPRSEMSRGTNKLIKSGAKLLTSVDDIFTELPRLKGEVKVRQVLALDDLTDTEKKIIESFSSDPVHIDNLSRMAAVAVPELMQILLALELKGLVKELSGKRYVLNY, from the coding sequence TTGACCGGCAAAGATAGAAAAGAACGGCTCGCGGATTTAATCACGCTGACCGAAATCGACGGGGTCGGGCCGGCCCGATTGTTTCAGCTGATTGGCTTATTCGGATCGGCCGAAAAAGTCCTGGGCGCATCGGTGGCCGAACTGACCGACCTGCCCGGGATAGGCCGTTCCATTGCATCGAATATTAAGGAAACTCAGGAGCGTCAGCGAGCCGGGACTGTTGTTGCCGATATCGAAAAAAAGGGATGGAAATTTTTCCTGTTCGATGAACCGGATTACCCCGAACCGCTTCAAAATGTCTCGGATCGCCCTCCGTATCTATTTTATTTTGGAGAGTATTGCGACGGCGATGCCAACGGCATTGCGATTGTTGGGTCACGCACGGCCTCCGAGGAGGGGCGTCTTTTCGGCGAATCACTGGCTTCTTCCCTTGCGGAAAATAATGTCTCCGTCATCTCCGGCATGGCCCGCGGGATTGATACCTCGGCCCACCGCGGCGCGCTCGATTCGGGCGGGCGAACCATTGCCGTTCTGGGTTCGTCTCTGGATTTTATCTATCCCCCCGAAGGGCGGGAATTGGCCAGGAAGATTGTCGGCGCGGGCGCCATCATGTCGGAATTCCTCCCCGGTACGATTCCTTTCGGGCCTAATTTCCCCAAGCGAAATCGGATAATTTCTGGTCTATCGCAGGGTGTCGTGGTCATCGAGGCGGCGGAGCGGTCGGGGGCTCTTTCCACCGCCGGTCACGCTCTGGCGCAGAATCGCGAGGTTTTTGCCGTTCCGGGCTCACCGCGTTCGGAAATGAGCCGGGGAACGAACAAATTGATAAAGAGCGGGGCCAAACTTCTCACCTCGGTCGATGATATTTTCACCGAACTTCCTCGACTGAAAGGGGAAGTTAAAGTCCGGCAGGTTTTGGCCCTCGACGATTTAACGGATACGGAAAAGAAAATAATCGAGTCGTTTTCGTCCGACCCGGTTCATATCGATAATCTCTCGAGAATGGCCGCGGTCGCCGTTCCGGAGTTGATGCAAATATTGCTGGCATTGGAACTGAAAGGATTGGTTAAGGAACTCTCCGGGAAACGGTACGTTCTCAACTATTGA
- the folP gene encoding 7,8-dihydropteroate synthase (Evidence 2a : Function from experimental evidences in other organisms; PubMedId : 13873645, 1522070, 1657875, 8304179, 9187658; Product type e : enzyme) gives MTVSIAQEHRAIRLPRSRQLDLAEPLIMGVLNVTPDSFSDGGRYLAGGDALNRIKRLIHEGADIIDIGGESSRPGSRPVEVAEELNRVIPVIRATRKFSDIPISVDTTKAEVARQALEEGADIINDISALRFDLETAKVLVNAGAPVILMHMQGMPQTMQVSPHYDDCLKEIYDFFRERIDFCLKSGLNKEQIIIDPGIGFGKKLEHNLLLLKXLRQFRSLGCPLLIGTSRKSFIGLASGVDREPYRRVGGSVASTIIALMNGADMVRVHDVMETVEAVKVWRALEEIN, from the coding sequence ATGACCGTGTCGATCGCACAGGAACATCGCGCAATCAGGTTGCCCCGGAGCCGTCAACTGGATTTGGCCGAACCGCTTATTATGGGAGTACTGAATGTAACGCCGGATTCGTTTTCCGACGGCGGCCGGTATCTGGCGGGAGGCGATGCGCTTAATAGAATCAAACGGCTCATTCATGAGGGGGCCGACATTATCGATATCGGCGGGGAATCATCGCGGCCCGGTTCCCGGCCGGTCGAGGTCGCAGAAGAACTGAACCGTGTTATCCCGGTCATCAGGGCCACCCGGAAATTTTCGGACATACCGATTTCTGTCGATACCACCAAGGCCGAAGTCGCCCGGCAGGCCCTGGAGGAAGGGGCCGATATTATCAATGATATTTCGGCGCTCCGCTTTGATCTGGAGACGGCAAAAGTACTTGTCAACGCCGGCGCACCGGTCATTTTGATGCATATGCAGGGAATGCCGCAGACAATGCAGGTCTCTCCCCATTATGATGACTGCCTTAAGGAAATTTATGACTTTTTCCGGGAACGAATCGATTTCTGTCTGAAGAGCGGGCTCAATAAAGAGCAGATCATTATCGATCCGGGCATCGGATTCGGCAAGAAACTGGAGCATAACCTGCTCCTTCTCAAGAANCTGCGCCAATTTCGTTCATTGGGNTGTCCTTTGCTCATCGGGACATCGCGCAAATCGTTCATCGGTTTGGCCAGCGGGGTGGATCGCGAACCATACCGCCGTGTCGGCGGCTCGGTGGCATCGACCATAATCGCCCTGATGAACGGCGCCGATATGGTGCGGGTGCATGATGTCATGGAAACGGTGGAGGCGGTCAAAGTCTGGCGGGCTCTCGAGGAGATAAATTAG